A single region of the Enterobacter cloacae complex sp. R_G8 genome encodes:
- the aceA gene encoding isocitrate lyase: MKTRTQQIEELKKEWTQPRWEGIRRPYSAEEVVKLRGSVNPECTLAQNGAAKMWHLLHGGSKKGYINSLGALTGGQALQQAKAGIEAIYLSGWQVAADANLASSMYPDQSLYPANSVPSVVDRINNTFRRADQIQWAAGIEPNDPRFIDYFLPIVADAEAGFGGVLNAFELMKSMIEAGAAAVHFEDQLASVKKCGHMGGKVLVPTQEAIQKLVAARLAADVLGVPTLVIARTDADAADLITSDCDPYDSEFITGERTSEGFYRTHAGIEQAISRGLAYAPYADLVWCETSTPDLALAKRFADAIHAKYPGKLLAYNCSPSFNWQKKLDDKTIASFQQQLSDMGYKYQFITLAGIHSMWFNMFDLAHAYAQGEGMKHYVEKVQQPEFAAGKDGYTFVSHQQEVGTGYFDNVTTIIQGGTSSVTALTGSTEEAQF, from the coding sequence ATGAAAACCCGTACCCAACAAATCGAAGAACTGAAGAAAGAGTGGACACAGCCGCGCTGGGAAGGCATCCGTCGCCCGTACAGCGCTGAGGAAGTGGTGAAGCTGCGTGGCTCGGTCAATCCGGAATGCACGCTGGCGCAAAATGGCGCGGCGAAGATGTGGCATCTGCTACATGGCGGCTCCAAAAAGGGCTACATCAACAGCCTCGGTGCGCTGACCGGCGGTCAGGCGTTGCAGCAGGCGAAGGCCGGTATCGAAGCCATTTATCTTTCCGGCTGGCAGGTCGCGGCGGATGCTAACCTGGCCTCCAGCATGTATCCGGATCAGTCGCTCTATCCGGCTAACTCCGTGCCGTCGGTGGTGGATCGGATCAACAACACCTTCCGCCGTGCGGATCAGATCCAGTGGGCGGCAGGTATCGAGCCAAACGATCCGCGCTTTATTGACTACTTCCTGCCGATCGTCGCGGATGCAGAAGCGGGTTTCGGCGGCGTGCTGAACGCCTTTGAGTTGATGAAATCGATGATTGAGGCCGGTGCAGCGGCCGTTCACTTCGAAGATCAGCTGGCATCGGTGAAGAAATGCGGACACATGGGCGGCAAAGTGCTGGTCCCAACCCAGGAAGCGATTCAGAAGCTGGTTGCTGCGCGTCTGGCCGCCGATGTGCTCGGCGTGCCGACGCTGGTGATTGCCCGTACCGATGCGGATGCGGCTGACCTGATCACCTCTGACTGTGACCCGTACGACAGCGAGTTCATTACCGGCGAGCGCACCAGCGAAGGATTCTATCGTACCCATGCTGGCATTGAGCAAGCCATCAGCCGTGGCCTGGCGTATGCACCGTACGCAGACCTGGTCTGGTGTGAAACGTCCACGCCGGATCTGGCGCTGGCAAAACGCTTTGCCGATGCTATCCACGCCAAATACCCGGGCAAACTGCTGGCCTACAACTGCTCGCCGTCCTTCAACTGGCAGAAAAAGCTGGACGATAAAACCATCGCCAGCTTCCAGCAGCAGCTGTCCGACATGGGCTACAAATATCAGTTCATTACCCTGGCAGGCATCCACAGCATGTGGTTCAACATGTTCGATCTGGCGCACGCCTATGCACAGGGTGAGGGCATGAAGCACTACGTTGAAAAGGTGCAGCAGCCGGAATTTGCCGCGGGCAAAGACGGTTACACCTTCGTGTCTCACCAGCAGGAGGTGGGCACCGGCTACTTTGATAATGTGACCACGATTATTCAGGGCGGCACCTCCTCCGTCACTGCCTTAACGGGTTCAACGGAAGAAGCTCAG